From Amycolatopsis sp. cg9, one genomic window encodes:
- a CDS encoding FadR/GntR family transcriptional regulator has translation MRHEQVLDALGAAIANGTLPPGTVVRSEELQERFGASRTVAREVVRVLETMRLTSSKRRVGVIVREPAEWNHYDPRLIRWQLDGPARPAALATLNELRSAIEPCAARYAALRATPEERGRLGALGERLARTARARDLPTFLEFDIAFHDLLLSSSRNPMFAQLSEVVAEVLTGRTGHGLMPPEPQPEAVALHLEVAAAVAAGEADRAERAMRDIVVQAREEIAALVE, from the coding sequence GTGAGGCACGAGCAGGTACTGGACGCGCTGGGTGCGGCGATCGCGAACGGGACGCTGCCACCGGGCACCGTGGTGCGCTCCGAAGAGCTGCAAGAGCGCTTCGGCGCCTCGCGGACAGTGGCCCGCGAAGTCGTCCGGGTGCTGGAGACGATGCGGCTGACCAGCAGCAAGCGGCGGGTCGGGGTGATCGTGCGCGAGCCGGCGGAGTGGAACCACTACGACCCGCGCCTGATCCGCTGGCAGCTCGACGGCCCGGCCCGCCCGGCGGCGCTCGCCACCCTGAACGAGCTCCGCTCGGCGATCGAACCCTGCGCGGCGCGCTACGCGGCCCTGCGCGCGACGCCGGAGGAGCGCGGCCGGCTCGGCGCGCTGGGGGAGCGGCTGGCGCGCACGGCCCGCGCCCGCGACCTCCCGACGTTCCTCGAGTTCGACATCGCGTTCCACGACCTGCTGCTCAGCTCGTCGCGCAACCCGATGTTCGCGCAGCTGTCCGAGGTCGTCGCGGAGGTGCTCACCGGCCGGACCGGGCACGGCCTGATGCCCCCGGAACCGCAGCCCGAGGCGGTGGCGCTGCACCTGGAGGTGGCCGCGGCGGTGGCGGCCGGGGAGGCGGACCGGGCCGAGCGGGCGATGCGGGACATCGTCGTCCAGGCGCGCGAGGAGATCGCGGCGCTGGTCGAGTAG
- a CDS encoding gluconokinase has product MTVIVVMGVSGSGKTTIGTALAGALDVEYAEADSFHPKANIDKMTAGHPLTDEDRAPWLEAIADWIREHQAAGGVVTSSALKRRYRDVLRTGGNVWFAHLHGDREILAERMKSRSGHFMPVSLLDSQLADLEALEPDEPGAIFDIRDTPADITAAALTAFRERS; this is encoded by the coding sequence ATGACCGTCATCGTGGTGATGGGGGTGTCGGGCTCCGGCAAGACGACGATCGGCACGGCGCTGGCCGGCGCGCTGGACGTCGAGTACGCCGAAGCGGACTCGTTCCATCCGAAGGCCAACATCGACAAGATGACCGCGGGGCACCCGTTGACCGACGAGGACCGCGCCCCCTGGCTCGAGGCCATCGCCGACTGGATCCGCGAGCACCAGGCCGCCGGCGGCGTCGTGACGTCGTCCGCGCTCAAGCGCCGGTACCGCGACGTCCTGCGGACCGGCGGGAACGTCTGGTTCGCCCACCTGCACGGCGATCGCGAGATCCTCGCCGAGCGCATGAAGTCGCGCTCGGGCCACTTCATGCCGGTGTCGCTGCTGGACTCCCAGCTCGCCGACCTCGAAGCGCTCGAGCCGGACGAGCCCGGCGCGATCTTCGACATCCGCGACACGCCCGCGGACATCACCGCCGCCGCCCTCACCGCCTTCCGGGAGCGCTCATGA